The nucleotide window AGGTTGTCCGCTTGCGGATCGGGCTTGGCCCCTCTCCCGCGCTCACTCTTGCCGCGACTGCAAAGATCGTCGGTGTGTCGCCAAGCCGCATCGGCCAAATCGAGGACAAGGCATTCCGAAGGATCAGATGGGTCTGCAACAACATAGACATTCACGATCGTTCGGCGCTGGATGCTTTGATCGCGCGCAGGCGTGATGAAGCGGCTGAGGCCGAGCGGATCAGGAAACGCGATGCCTTGCAAAAGGCGCTAGATCAGGAGCGGAAGCGCAAAGCCAAGCAAGACCGGGACGAGGTCAGGCGAGCGAAGGCGCGCGATTCCGCTTGGAACCGCAAACTACGCGTGGCGCAGGCTGAGCTTGATCGGATGAGATCCGACGCTCAGTTTTTTGCCGAACAGATCGCTCAAATCGAGCAGCGCGCTAATTGGCTGAGGGCAATTTTGCCGCGCGACCGCCAATTGGCGGCGCTGCGCGAACAGGCCGATGAAATCCGCGATGCGATCGCGAGCGCAGAAGCCAGCATATCCAACATGCTGGCCTCGCCCCCGGATGGTCCCCAGCTAGGCAAGGAAGCTTCAACAAACG belongs to Sphingobium sp. JS3065 and includes:
- a CDS encoding sigma factor-like helix-turn-helix DNA-binding protein, whose amino-acid sequence is MDGQDDAMKSAMELFAARLAKRDVERPITDHRTVERLIAMLEPHEQQVVRLRIGLGPSPALTLAATAKIVGVSPSRIGQIEDKAFRRIRWVCNNIDIHDRSALDALIARRRDEAAEAERIRKRDALQKALDQERKRKAKQDRDEVRRAKARDSAWNRKLRVAQAELDRMRSDAQFFAEQIAQIEQRANWLRAILPRDRQLAALREQADEIRDAIASAEASISNMLASPPDGPQLGKEASTNDGH